attgtaaattaaaaatcaatttaatagCATTAATGCAACTCAGCTATCACAAGatgatttttatcttttgtcttatttttgatttgattcatttttaattttttttctaaactgtgATTAGTGTGCtaacacatttcttttgtcaCGTAATATTTGTGGGCTAGTTAGAGTTATTAATcactgtgtatatgtgtctaATGATCTGAGTGTTAATGTGTCTTGTCATTCTCTGCAGAGGAACTTGATGAAGTGCAAAGACACCAGGGTTTGCTCAGGGAGCTGCAGAGGTTGGCTGATGATGGTATGCAcaaattcacattcacacacacacacacacacacacacacacacacacacacatccctgcaTTTCTTCACACATCACTCTGAAACTCTGACTACTGCAATCTGAAtgttgcagagagagacagggagcaCGAGGACGGGAGGGAGAAGGAGCGGTACGAGTACAACTTGGCTGACGACGAGAGCGACTTCGAGcagagggatgaagaggaggaggagaaggaggagagaaacatgACCAGTCTTgggaaaaagacagaggagaagaacgaagagaagacagagggagatgacACCAAAGAGAGTGTGATGGAGAGGCCACGAATTGAAGACAGAGGGAGCGacgatgaagaggagagagccAAGGAGCTTGAGGAGCTGTTGGCTGAAGAGATCACCAagaaagggaaggaggagaggaacgaTGAAGAGCTCAAAGAACTGCTGAAAGAGTTGAAAAAGAAGCGATACGAGGCGGTGAAGGAGAGGGAGATCCAGAAAAGCACTGgaacagagcaggaggaggagatggaggataagaaggaaaagaaagacaaagagaatgaAGGAGAAACAGTGGAGGACATGGAGAAGCAGAGGAtcgaggagaggaggaagaacgAGGTGGAGCTGAtggtggagaaggagaaggtggagaaggAGCTGAAGGAGCTCCTCAAAGAACAGGACAGCAAGAATAAGCcacagcaggagagggagagggagaggaaggagaagcaggaggagctggatgaACTTGTGAGGAAGATGAAGCGGGTGCAGGAGGAGGACGAGCAGGAGACACAGGTCAGGACAAAAGAGGACAAGGTGGCTGAAGTGCCGGTGAAGGAGAATAGTGAAAAGAAGgtgggagaaggagaaaaggagcCCGACGAGAAAGCAGAGAatgaagtgaagaagaaggaggaggcgGTGGCGGCTGAGGTGAAGGAGCCGCAGCAGAAGAGAGTGATGGAGAAGGCGAGTGATGAGGCCACACGGCAGTTTGAGCGGGAAAGGTACaaggatgaggaagaagaggaggaaaatggagaggatgaggaagatgaggatgagtACGTCCGAGAAGATGAGGAGGggcaagaggaggaagacgatgACGAGGGCGACGCCGAAGAAGACGAAGGGGAGGTAAGTTAGTgcaaaaaatatgtaaatgtttgagtgtgtgtgtgtgtgtttttcatagaAATATGAAGCTACTTTTTATTCTAATGTCAtatctaatgttagctagtgAGGCTGTGTGGGTGGGATGGTTATAgataacatttcatttgttaGCCTAGCATTAGCTAATGTTAAAGCTCAAACTCACAGCTGTCAGGAATTGCACATGATAACGTTAATTAGTTTGGGCCTGTCATTGTTTCTAACTACCGAAGACGCAGCCTGCTAGCTAACCTGTGGAAGCAGGTGTCCTCATCGATGTCGTTTTGCTGGCTCTGAGGTTTTGAAATATTCTGTCAGCTTGGAGATTTTTCCTATGAGCTTGACTCCTGCtgcactttctctctttctctccactttcacattttttccagACGTTTTTTGCAAATGCACCAGTAGCTAAAGTAAATTTCCATTCCAATATAGTTGCTTTAATATGTAGCATTACTGATTCTGCTATATCTACACAGTATAGTCTATCACCACAATAAACAGAGAGTGGCTCTGAACTGAAGCTAGAATCTTGTGGATCAAGCTGAATAatatattaatgataataattactCCAAAATGTACATCCATGACTGAGTTTCATTGGCCTGGTGTAACCAGCATGGTATTCACCAACAACAATGAACTCTCATAGTTACGGGTCTTGGAGGCTCTCTGACATTAACCATTGTTATTATTGCGAGACACtgagtttttatgatttttggaaatattttatgTACCAGGTAGTTAAAAAGTACTTAGTACATTTATTTCTGTGACACTCTTAACTACTGAATTTGTACCACACATCAAAAACTTACAATGTAATCAGGTGGTTACGATCTAAAGTGTCACCATGTGCGCTGTCTCATGTATTCTCATTTTTCCTGTCgacaggagctgctggagattGAAGCAGAGCTGCGTAAAGTCGCTGCAGAGCTGAGGGAGCTTCGCAGAGGATAAGACACAcgattgcacacacacacacacacacacacacacacacacacacacaccagactgaCAAACCCCTTTGTTGCATTCAAAGTCACACACTCAGCtcacacattttccat
The Seriola aureovittata isolate HTS-2021-v1 ecotype China chromosome 4, ASM2101889v1, whole genome shotgun sequence genome window above contains:
- the LOC130168088 gene encoding cilia- and flagella-associated protein 251; translation: MGILITAVFLWAAVGVGSRPVSSPLNDAKVECIIQETLNEDGSQQECGPQLAEELDEVQRHQGLLRELQRLADDERDREHEDGREKERYEYNLADDESDFEQRDEEEEEKEERNMTSLGKKTEEKNEEKTEGDDTKESVMERPRIEDRGSDDEEERAKELEELLAEEITKKGKEERNDEELKELLKELKKKRYEAVKEREIQKSTGTEQEEEMEDKKEKKDKENEGETVEDMEKQRIEERRKNEVELMVEKEKVEKELKELLKEQDSKNKPQQERERERKEKQEELDELVRKMKRVQEEDEQETQVRTKEDKVAEVPVKENSEKKVGEGEKEPDEKAENEVKKKEEAVAAEVKEPQQKRVMEKASDEATRQFERERYKDEEEEEENGEDEEDEDEYVREDEEGQEEEDDDEGDAEEDEGEELLEIEAELRKVAAELRELRRG